GACAATAACAGACACTTGAGGATCGTCTTTATACGGTTTGGTTTCTTGGGATTCAAACGGATTAATCCCGCTCTCAGACAGCATACAGGCGAGAACGTAATATTTCAGGACCTGGGTTCGGTGCAGTGAACCGGCTTCGTCGTAGTTCTTAAAGCTCTCGAAGAAGTCTTCGCGAGCAATATCccatttcttttcttgCATGTGCATTTTGCCTCCACACTCTCTAATAACTCCTAGAATTCGTGGATGGAGCACTGCCGTCGTCACGTTGAGAGTTTTACTATATAGCTCTTTGAGCCGTTTGATGTTACCCGTTAGCATACATACCTGAATCTCCAGGGCGTATATTTCGAGCAGATATGTCGACATAATTGTATCCGAGCCACTATTAGTTTGATGACACACTTCCATGAGTTCATTGACAAGATCTTGTGCTTTGTCAACTAGTTCTCGGGAAATGTACAAGTTGGCCAGTTTCAGACTGGTTCGGATCCATAGTCTATCATTCTCTTGCTTGGCTTTTAATTTGTCCAGAGTTGTCGTATATATTTTATCCATAAAGTCCAGGTCGTCGCATGTAATTCTCTCAATTATATTGTTCAGCGACTTTTCAGCGTAGTTTTTGGTAATTACCGGGCTCGTCATTCGGTCCATAAACGAGCTGTATAATTTAAGAACCTTGTTCTTGTCACCAAATTTAAACGACAGTTTAATAGCCTGTTTCAGAGATTTAAAAGCCCATTCCGAGCTTGAATCTTCCTCAGAAGCAGCAATAAACTGCTCAACTGCTTCTCTTGGttcatcttctttcaaCGCTGCACTATGTTAGTAGTGGTCCCCTTTCGTCCGCTTAAGTGCAAATATACTGACCCTTGGcattataatatttattttcctGTCCTCAGTTAGATATTTCAACTCATATCATTCATTGTCGTATTGGCTCATCTCAAGTACTACTCACCAAATCTAAACCCTCCTGGTTGTTCTCGTCCATAgcctcgtcgtcatcatcttcatagTCGAAGTTATACTAGAAATTATGTTAGTATATCGAGTTCTGGAGCTCACAGCCCAGAAACAGCTAAACTTACGTCGTCCTCATCAGCGGACATCATAAAGTCCTCATCGTCGGACATTTTTCACTCCTACAAATTGCAATTGCTGGTATATCACTTATATCACTTTCTACAGTTCCAACATGAAACACATGCTGCATCGCGAAGCTGTTGCATAAAACGACCCGCAAGGCTGACCCGTACTGTGACCCGACTCCTGGATCACCTGCAAAAATCCACCCAGGGGGAGGTGGGAATacctctggcggctggggctcgGCCCggaccccactgctcctctcgctgcgctcgagtcatTGCTTTAAGGCCCCCCAGAGACGTACCAGGAGTCGCCAGTGGGTCTGGTATCTTTCGCCGCACTTTTGTCCCTGCCGGTATTCAAAACCTTCAAATTTCAAGTTATGAACCCAGGGTTGTGCTAATTTACTCGTTCTTTTTCGTGAATAAAAGAAATTGGGGTTtctgactgcctccggtggccGGATCCGCCCCGGACGGGATTGTGCTAGCTTCGCGAACAGCTCACAGCCCCCTGCAAACTGGTTTTTCTCCAGGAACTAAGCCCGGCGGCGGAAGCCACACCagactcgagcgaagcgagaggagtagcggggtctgggcggagccccaactaccggaggcagcaggggaCCCTGCATGGCTCAGGTACAGATCGGCggtgaaaaagaaattaaCCTCGCAGGTTGATTTTAAGTTGATATGCTATTGGTCCATGTACAAGTTTAGTATTTACAGTTATGCATCAATGAGATAGACGACGGGTCTATGTACAAGTTTAGTATTTACAGTTATGCAGCAATGAGAGAGACAGCAGGCTTGCCGTCAGGGCGGATGACCCGTTTGATGGTCTTTCCAGCGAGGTGCTCGTCGCCGCCgttggatctgatgagAGCGATGAGTTCATCGTCTGAAATGCTAGTATCGGTAatttcaagttcaaaaacCGATTTTCCATTGATGATTATTCGGTGCTTTCCAGACGCCTTTATAGTAACTTCGATAGGTGAAGGCTGAGGCCATCGCTGATTGAATATGGTAGTCCATTCCTTGCCGTCGGCTTTAAGCAGCTTTTCCCAGCCTTCCTCGGCATTCGCAGGAGTGACAGGTGAGATAAGCTGTAACAGAGTCTTGGTACTCTTATAAAGAACGGCGGGTGAGGTGGTGGGTGATTCGAGTCCATTGAGTATGGTTCTTGTAAGTTTCATGTAGTCAGAGATAAGTGTGTTCATAGACAGGTCTTCGTGAAGAGCAGCGGTTATTTGCTCGATCTTCTTTTGAACTTCATTCCACAGTTTAACGTCTTCAGCGCTCAGTTTCGAGACATCCAGTTCACTAGTAGTATCCAGCCCCTTTTCAATTGTAGAGTCTACGGCGGATTGAACTCTTGCCAGCCATCTCTCAATTCCAACGATACGTTGCTCCTCCCAGTTTAGAACGTCGCTCACTGGAGCCTGGAACAGAATGTGCGCACGAgtagcatcagcaccatGGCTGGTTATACACTTGACAGGATCTGCTCCGTTGAACTTGGATTTCGACATTTTCTCGCTACTGATTTCAGCAACCTTGCCGGTACTCTTAATAATAGGACCCACTTGAGGATTCGACTCATCAACTTCCTCGGGTTTCAAGAACCTCCCAGTCTCGCCATCGATCAGGGTTCTACCATGTACCATTCCTTGAGTTACAAGTCGTTTGATAGGCTCTCCATTCAAATCACCACCGGACCATGCTCCGGTTTCGGCGAGAAACTTGGATATGAATCGAGAGTAGAGCAAATGCAGAATCGCGTGCTCCACACCACCAATATACAAGTCAACGGGCATCAGAGTTGACGCTTTTTCGTAGTCGAACAGCTGGTTTGGGTTCTTAGGATCTGTGTAACGGAAAAAATACCACGAAGAGTCCATAAAAGTATCCATAGTATCGGTATCACGGTGAGCAGGTCCTCCACATTTAGGACATGTGGTCTTAGTAAATTCCTCACTAGTTGATAATGGAGCACCTAATCCATCGGGAAGCAATACTGGCaggtcttcttctggtacAGGAACAATTCCACAGTCTGTTTCACAATGAATCATAGGAATCGGAGCACCCCAGAAACGTTGACGACTAATGAGCCAATCACGCAATTTGAGTTGAGTTGTTTTGGATGCCAGTCCATTCAATTTGGATACATAGTCAATGATGGCCGAACCTCCTTCTTTAGATGTGAGACCAGCAAACTGGCCCGACTTTTCATTTAGAATACCATCTTTTCCAGCAAAAATCTCACCGGGAGCTACAGTATCGCTTGCTGGGCGTACAACAACAGATGGTTCGACACCGGGGTTATTCTCTGCCCAGAAAGCGTTATCTCTAAGATCATGGCCCGGACAACCCATCACTGCACCATGTCCATAATCGCCAATCACATAAGGAGCAACAAACACAGGAATATCGTAGGTATCAGGAGTTAGCGGATTAGATAAAAACAAGCCAGGAATTTTGAACCCGGCCTTAGAATCTTCAGGTAAATTTTTAGCCTCTTCCAGGAACTTGGCCAGTTGAGGATGTTGTTTTGAGTACCACTCGGAAACAGGGTGGTTGAGAGATAGTGCCACATAATCCACACCAAAAAGAGTATCTGGTCTGGTTGTGAAAGCAGATACACGATCTAAACCAAGCTTTGAGATAAGTCCATTCTCAGAAGAAGGATTGAACAGAAACTGGATCTCAGCACCTTCAGATTTGCCTATCCAGTTTCTCTGCATTGTCTTGACTTTTTTGGGCCATTTATCAAGAACTTTCAGATCGTCCAGCAGCTGGGGTGCCAACTTGGTAATAGCCAAGAACCACTGCTCcagctttttcttttcgACAATGGCACCAGATCTCCAGGATCTTCCTTCATTATCAACCTGTTCATTGGCTAACACAGTCTTCTCTATAGGATCCCAGTTTACAACTGCCTCCTTTCTATAAGCGTAGCCTGACTCATACAACATAATAAACAGTTTCTGAGTGAACTTATAATATTCTGGAGAACATGTAATGACCTCTTTATCCCAATCAAGATCAGCCAGCATTATATCCATTTGTGCCCTCATTTTCTCAATGTTGGAGTAGGTCCAAACAGCAGGGTCCACATTACGCTCTATAGCAGCATTCTCTGCTGGCAGTCCAAAAGCATCCCAACCCATTGGATGAATTACATCGTATCCACTCAGTCGTCTATATCTTGCTAGCACATCGCTAATAGTATATACACGGAGATGGCCGATATGAAGGATTCCTGATGGATATGGAAACATGgacaaaacaaaatattttccCTTGGACGTATCactagtagcagcatctgctCTAGGAGGATGTGATTTCCAGATctttttccatttttcaTCCAATTGTGTCGACAAAAGGCCAGCACTTTCAGAATAGAATCTAGCACCATAGTTCAAAGCACATCCAGGCACCAGGCGCGGGTACTGCTGAATTACTCTAAACATTATTGCAATGCTTCTCTCCTGGAATCAAAAATGTGACAGAAAATTAAACAGTTCTTCAATGCAGTAAACTAAACAAAAATTGcaataaaatatcaaaaaagaatGACTGGgccaaaaccaaaaaaaaaaatcctaAAACTAATATAAATCCAAGCACTGATTAAGGAGAGATATGAAGATCAATGTTGACATATAAGTACCGTCGAAGAGGAATATATCCCCATATGTTGATCTCTGAATATCCAGCAAATCAATTTTCAAGCTATAAGCTATTAACTATAAGCTAATAACCGTCCAGCTGTAAAGCCAAGTGGCTTGTTTGTCGACTGTTCAATTGGATAACTACGTCTGGTTCAGTAGACTCATATGAGCCTCTACAGCGAGATCTGTATCGCATATAAACTTTTCAAAGGCCCAGTCTCGACCAGCTCCTAAAACTTCCGCTGCAGATGCGCGCCAGCGGCACGATATCTAATCTCCACGTCAAAGATAAAGTACGACATACGTATGACAGGTGCTTCAGTATAATGAGCTCTGCACCATACTTATATATACATAGAATCAGGCAGTGAGGCACTATCATCAATTGGTTGGCACATTAACTAGCGAGCACGAAACATTAACGATTCCTGCCAATTGTAATTCAGTATATAAAGCAGTCCAAAGAATCAATTTGAAATTCGATATCTGACGACTGGCACGACCGTTCAATAACGGCACGACGAGCGGTGATTGCATACAATAATTACAACTGCAGAGTGGACCAGGAACCACAATTCGCAGTCCACATTCCACATTCCACGACCAAAACACCAAAACAGAGCTTCTGGATTCACTTCCACTGGAGACATTTGGCAGACATTGGATCTACTCCTTCACGACATTCATTGACCCGAGATCCCTGAGCCAACGGCACCCAAAACACTTCGTCAACAAACATGTCGGTCAGCAAAACCCTACTTCGAACGGCGTACTCGCTAGCTGGTAAGTAACGACAACAGAGGTGTAGTTCTAGGGTGGGGTATACCTTcgacggctggggctgcgtCCCAGTACCCTCTGCTCCtttcgcttcgctcgagtcgggcagTGGCGGTCccgtcgtcttcgtcgacCATCGGAATTATAGCAGAACCGGTCCCTTACGcttcgactcgagcgcagcgagaggagcagcggggtctggggcggagccccagccgccggaggcaatccCGGACCTAGTGAACGAGTTCTAACAGAGTAGTTCGTGACAGTACAGATGCGGATCCAGATATACCGGATGAGGACGTGACGGATCCCGCGACAGAGGAGATTTTTGCCAGTTGGGCGATTTTTATTGTGCTGGCGCTGTTAATTGGTTCGTTATGGACTAGTTATTATTtacagcagaagaagattcagGCTATTCATGAGACGGTGCTGTCGATTTTTGCCGGCATGTTTGTGGGTTTGATTATCCGCATTTCGCCAGGACATTTCATTCAGGAACACGTTTCTTTCAGTTATTCgtactttttcaatttgcTTCTGCCTCCCATTATCCTCAATTCCGGCTACGAACTACACCAGGCCAACTTTTTTCGCAACATCGGCTCGATTTTGACGTTTGCGTTCGCAGGCACTTTTCTGGCCGCTGTTGTGCTCGGCGTGCTTTTGTATATATGGACTGCTATTGGTTTAGAGGGAATTAACATTTCATTTGTAGATGCCATTAGTGTTGGAGCTACTTTGTCAGCTACTGATCCAGTAACCATTTTGTCTATTTTCAACGCTTACAAGGTGGATCCCAAACTATATACAATCATTTTTGGTGAGAGTCTGCTGAATGACGCTGTTTGTATTGTCATGTTTGAGACTGCTCAGAAGTTTTCTGGTGAGAGTGTCAAAATCTCGAGTTTCTTCAAGGGTGTGGGAATGTTTTTAATGACGTTTACTCTGTCACTGTTAATAGGAAGTATTGTAGGAGTCATGACTGCACTGGTGTTAAAACACTCACATGTTCGTCGGTTCCCACAAATCGAATCGTGTCTTGTTTTGTTATTTGCTTATGCCTCATACTTTTTCTCAAATGGATGCCACATGTCTGGTATTGTATCGTTACTTTTCTGTGGTATTACTCTGAAACATTATGCTTATTACAACATGTCACGAAGGACACAGATTGCCATTAAATACATTTTCCAGTTGCTGGCCCAGTTATCAGAGAATTTCATTTTCGTATACCTCGGGCTATCATTGTTTACCCAAGAAGAGCTCATTTTCAAGCCGGTGCTTATTATTGTAACTGCTCTTGGCATCTGTGTTTCACGATGGGCTGCCGTGTTCCCATTGTCCAAACTGATCAATTTTGCCAGTCGTGCAAGAGCCACCCGAATTCTTCGTGGCAGTAGTCTTGGTTCGGCCAGTGGTGCATCTGCTTCGCTTACTGATGAGATTCCTCAACCGTACCAGATGATGCTTTTCTGGGCTGGATTACGAGGTGCTGTAGGAGTTGCGTTAGCTGCTGGATTAGAAGGTGAACATGGTCCATCGTTACGTGCTACTGTGCTAGTTATTGTCGTGTTGACGGTGATTGTGTTTGGTGGAACGACTGCTCGGATGCTGGAGATTCTCGGAATTCGAACTGGGGTGATTGAAGATGTTGAGAGTGATGACgagtttgatattgaagCTGTGCTTGATTCTCGACACCAGCGTGAAGAGGGATTTGGATACAACTCCCGAAGCGGCAATCTCAGTGCCACCCATTTGATTGGCGGTGGTGTTGGTAGCACAAGCTCACCTGGCGATTTAGGCAATATCAGTGGTGGATTCTATCAACCTGGATCAcgatctggatctgtgaCTCGACTAAGGCGCTCCGGTTCGTACCATGACGACCAGCTTGATGCCGCTAATATTCACGGAAATAACAACGAGTTCGACTCGGACGTCGATTCAGATGTATCAGACCTACCTCCTATGGCGGGTTCGCggtctgctgctggctcaTCATCCGTGGCCCTCGATAACCTTGGTCCCTtaaacagcagcaacggcgGTTCTGGTGCCAGTGGTGACCTCGCTGCCAACTCATCAGGTACATCGTTTTTGCGCGCTGAAGATCGTGCTCGGTGGTTCCGCGAGTTTGACGAACAGGTACTGAAACCAGTGCTCCTTGACTCTTCGCCAGGAGCAAACTCCCCTAACAGATGATTATTTTCACctcttatttattgcaTAACCTTTGTGTTCCAGTGCACAACTGTCTATAGAATAATACAGCATTGACATTTACAACAAATAATCTATGTGCGTGCCGCTGTTGCCTCGGACTCTGTCCCAGACAACTGTGTTTCACTCTATATCCTTGGCCGCCGTTCTCTTTACGTCTTATTATTTGTTCAGAATAGAGTTCTCTGGTCCCATGACTCGGCCGAATGCCATAGCTGGGAGTTGCTCGTCGGCACTTTCTTTTCTACAGATGAAATTGTCCACGACCAGTAGacttatatataaattcGTTTGCAAGCTCTACAAAAACAAGCACTTTGCATGTGAACTTGCATTGAGCTACAAACATGTCGTTGATTTAAAACAAGAGTCATGAGTTTAAGAAAAGCTCAACTCATAAAATTGTAAAGGTATTGGCTAAATACGTGATCCTAAACCATTTTCTCCATTGTTACTACTACCTCGTCCAAGTTTATGTTAAAGTTTTATGGCAGCATCTCTGGTTTCATTATTCCGACATTTTAATGTTACCCGGCATTGAATTTAAAACTGGGTAACCTTCACACCGGGTAACACATAGGCCCCCCAGTTTACATATTAAAAATTAGCAATTGCAGGCAACAGAATGacttttatatataataagCTGTCCAAGATGAATATCTAGACCAATATATGCTTTAGCTGATATGTACTAACTACGATTTCGGTTGGGTCGAATGGGTTTGACCAATGGTCAATTCCACACTAATATCTCCTGTGGAATTCTTAGGGCCCCGTTTCACACATAAATTTTATTATGTTTTCTTCTAGTTTCTTCAGTTTTCTACTATTTGTTTCCTTTTCTTAGAAGAACAGACCATTTTTTGAAGTAACTAGGGAAGTCATTAAATGGTAAACCTAAAAATATGGCCCTTACCCGGATGACCAAGACTTCAATATATGGGTCCTAGTCTTTGACCATGAGAATCGAGcgagaacaaaataatttccTTCTTATTATGGCGCTTAGTCTACAAGCCTGTCTGCAGGAGTCAAATGGAGCCAAATCGATGTGAATGACCAGCAATACTGGCTGAACACCATATTGATGGGACATAGTGACTGAGAGCATCACTGAAGATGAGGCAGTTAGTCGGCTGCTGATGCGACAACAACTGGGGGACATGATTTTTGCCCCAGCCCTATACCACAAGACCTACAAATTTCACTTGGTTCTAATATAAATCCAGATAATTATACGAAGAGAAGAGATTCCAGTAATGTAGATTCCTCAGACGTCCAGAAATACATCTCGTTAACCGTTTGTCTGATAGACACACCCAGCAGCTGCCCCTAGATCtcgcggctcctctcgctacgctcgagtccTTACGCCTAAGGTCTTACAAGTGAATCTGATTCTAGTTATAAAAATTTTATATAGGGCAATTAGTTAGTTTCTAGCTATTTAAAGAACGTATTCCTCAATTAAACGGGGTTTCTGTGGAACGCTTGGCAGCCAACAAAAAAgtgttttctttctttgactccacttttttgatcttattttatCATTCAGTTTCgtcacttttttttattcattttCTGGCGGTTTTTTGTAACTTTTTATCAGCTTCTCGGTTTTCACCCATACAATCACCTCTGCATTATAATGGAATATAAAAGACAATATACAAATATCCTATTCCAAGAATTAAGCTAGTAGTAAAACCTGAGTTCTGACTTACTTCTATATATGGCACTCTCCCCGGGCCATTTATTAAAATATGGAACTGATGTTACTATTGGTGTCAGGGAATACCTGGAGAATAGTGGGTACTATTGACTTTGATCACTAACTAAAATTGAATTATATATTGTATGGAGTCAGTTGGATTAAATTCCGAGCTTTCAGAACTGATGGCCTATTGGAAGACAAAAAGTTCCTCGAAGAATGCATATTTGTGGG
This is a stretch of genomic DNA from Sugiyamaella lignohabitans strain CBS 10342 chromosome C, complete sequence. It encodes these proteins:
- the csn2 gene encoding COP9/signalosome complex subunit Csn2; translated protein: MTSPVITKNYAEKSLNNIIERITCDDLDFMDKIYTTTLDKLKAKQENDRLWIRTSLKLANLYISRELVDKAQDLVNELMEVCHQTNSGSDTIMSTYLLEIYALEIQVCMLTGNIKRLKELYSKTLNVTTAVLHPRILGVIRECGGKMHMQEKKWDIAREDFFESFKNYDEAGSLHRTQVLKYYVLACMLSESGINPFESQETKPYKDDPQVSVIVQLVDVFQKSDVEGFNELMKTHRAEIMSDSFFANFLDDIVLSIRSLGVLNLVKPYRRVSLDHIQNILGVDQATLVEIIVGLILDDRLPNTKIDLTNGFIDLNITNQSASVSSSKQDTRFSTSTSSNNVAPLPSRYYESDRDSAQQQEQQNLVRASSDAVAMAGLSSTSNTSTTTSHTDSQRPVSLAHWLGSLERLHSAIHA
- the NAM2 gene encoding leucine--tRNA ligase NAM2 (Mitochondrial leucyl-tRNA synthetase; also has a direct role in splicing of several mitochondrial group I introns; indirectly required for mitochondrial genome maintenance; GO_component: GO:0005759 - mitochondrial matrix [Evidence IEA]; GO_component: GO:0005739 - mitochondrion [Evidence IEA]; GO_component: GO:0005739 - mitochondrion [Evidence IDA] [PMID 14576278]; GO_component: GO:0005739 - mitochondrion [Evidence IDA] [PMID 16823961]; GO_component: GO:0005739 - mitochondrion [Evidence IDA] [PMID 1990003]; GO_function: GO:0005524 - ATP binding [Evidence IEA,IEA]; GO_function: GO:0002161 - aminoacyl-tRNA editing activity [Evidence IEA]; GO_function: GO:0004812 - aminoacyl-tRNA ligase activity [Evidence IEA,IEA]; GO_function: GO:0004823 - leucine-tRNA ligase activity [Evidence IEA,IEA]; GO_function: GO:0004823 - leucine-tRNA ligase activity [Evidence IDA] [PMID 1990003]; GO_function: GO:0016874 - ligase activity [Evidence IEA]; GO_function: GO:0003729 - mRNA binding [Evidence IPI] [PMID 11142386]; GO_function: GO:0000166 - nucleotide binding [Evidence IEA,IEA]; GO_process: GO:0000372 - Group I intron splicing [Evidence IMP] [PMID 12486008]; GO_process: GO:0000372 - Group I intron splicing [Evidence IMP] [PMID 2277640]; GO_process: GO:0006429 - leucyl-tRNA aminoacylation [Evidence IEA]; GO_process: GO:0006429 - leucyl-tRNA aminoacylation [Evidence IDA] [PMID 1990003]; GO_process: GO:0032543 - mitochondrial translation [Evidence IGI] [PMID 16777356]; GO_process: GO:0006450 - regulation of translational fidelity [Evidence IEA]; GO_process: GO:0006418 - tRNA aminoacylation for protein translation [Evidence IEA]; GO_process: GO:0006412 - translation [Evidence IEA]); its protein translation is MFRVIQQYPRLVPGCALNYGARFYSESAGLLSTQLDEKWKKIWKSHPPRADAATSDTSKGKYFVLSMFPYPSGILHIGHLRVYTISDVLARYRRLSGYDVIHPMGWDAFGLPAENAAIERNVDPAVWTYSNIEKMRAQMDIMLADLDWDKEVITCSPEYYKFTQKLFIMLYESGYAYRKEAVVNWDPIEKTVLANEQVDNEGRSWRSGAIVEKKKLEQWFLAITKLAPQLLDDLKVLDKWPKKVKTMQRNWIGKSEGAEIQFLFNPSSENGLISKLGLDRVSAFTTRPDTLFGVDYVALSLNHPVSEWYSKQHPQLAKFLEEAKNLPEDSKAGFKIPGLFLSNPLTPDTYDIPVFVAPYVIGDYGHGAVMGCPGHDLRDNAFWAENNPGVEPSVVVRPASDTVAPGEIFAGKDGILNEKSGQFAGLTSKEGGSAIIDYVSKLNGLASKTTQLKLRDWLISRQRFWGAPIPMIHCETDCGIVPVPEEDLPVLLPDGLGAPLSTSEEFTKTTCPKCGGPAHRDTDTMDTFMDSSWYFFRYTDPKNPNQLFDYEKASTLMPVDLYIGGVEHAILHLLYSRFISKFLAETGAWSGGDLNGEPIKRLVTQGMVHGRTLIDGETGRFLKPEEVDESNPQVGPIIKSTGKVAEISSEKMSKSKFNGADPVKCITSHGADATRAHILFQAPVSDVLNWEEQRIVGIERWLARVQSAVDSTIEKGLDTTSELDVSKLSAEDVKLWNEVQKKIEQITAALHEDLSMNTLISDYMKLTRTILNGLESPTTSPAVLYKSTKTLLQLISPVTPANAEEGWEKLLKADGKEWTTIFNQRWPQPSPIEVTIKASGKHRIIINGKSVFELEITDTSISDDELIALIRSNGGDEHLAGKTIKRVIRPDGKPAVSLIAA